The genomic stretch CAAATCCTTCACTCAATTCAAATTGTGAATTGTTGTAACCGaagatttaccaatatgatccaCTGTCCCAtgctactcctttgcaagaaccttttattcttcaaagccttcactcgatcggatccaaCAATCTTGTCCAACACCTTCAAATCCCAAATTGATCTTGAAAGAAAACCACATCTTGGTTTTCTTATTTTAAACCCTCAAACACCTCAATccaatttacaattcaacaacctaaattggatgttatcaactccaattctagatggcacccaaacaaataatgattatgtgtagtttgtttgtgtgtatgcatagaatgTAGGTTGAAGATTATGAGAACTCTTTGAAATCCCGGTTTTGTGTAGGTTTAGTCTAGAATCTTACTAGAAATGATacatgtatgaagtatttatatgcatgcatgGTCGGCCCAATCATCTCGGAGACCCCGTTCTAATTTCAAAAATGGACccaaatttaaaaaaaaaaaatacaactataataaattaaaaaatatatatcaaaaatacaattatttattaataaaaaattaatttaattataattattttgagttttgatcaatcTTATTTTTTGTATGTATTGAGTTTTTATCATACTATTTTTTCAATTATTGAGTTTTTTTataactttttatttatttttattaatatttgtggaaaaaaatttaaaatttggGGGCCCTTAAAATTTGGGGCCCTGTGTTGCAGCACTTGTTGCACTTGCACAAGGTGGGCCCTGTATGCATGCATGTTTTgaggcaaaaggaatgcaaaatATTTGAAAAAGTCATGGATTCTTGGAAAATTATGTTGCATGGAtcgacctatgtaagtcatgtgtcgacctgtttGATGCATGTGGCGACTTATATAtgtcatgtgtcgacctatataGGAGGCACATCAAACAGAAGCTACAGGATTTAAAAATGAGGTACATGAATCGACCTGTAACTCGTATGTGTCAATGCATAGGAAAGtttttcttctatgtgtcgatCTATAGCACGTATTTGTCGACACATACACTATTTTTCCCATAAAAACTTGTTTTTCATGCATGGAACATTTCATAActtgttttaaaatatttttatgcTTCCAAATGCTAAGATTCACAATTAAACTTagaggataccgtccaatatacataaacgctaaagtattctagttttgacatcatacaaaatacatataacggaaagttgcactcacatactcccctttttttatgatggcaaaatTTGAGACAACGTATTTCGTGTCTTCATGAAGGCTCCCCCTGAATGTATGCATCTTAACTTCATCTTGCAGATGTTTCTCCCTCTTTGACAATATCAAAAGGAGACAAAGTAATTCATGAGAAGTATCTTATATAAAACATATACCAATATAACACACATAGGCGTTTGCAAAGATAAGAACATCAGTAAAACAACACTCACATAGAATGATATAAATATTGAAAATgcctaaacataaataaaagCATTTAAAGCAACAATATAGCATGGTTGCCACAACTTATCTCAAATAACATATACAATAAACATTAAAGATGAAGGATACAATAAAATCAAAAACTCTTGAGTTGTTATAAAAGCGACACGATTACGTGACATATACTTTTGGTGCTTCCGAATATTTCACACGCATGTGCTCTAGCAAGGAgatgtatatatatatatatatatatatatatatatatatatatatatatatatatatatatatatatatatatatatatatatatatatatatatatatatatatatatatatatatatatatatatatatatatatatatatatatatatatatatatatatatatatatatatcaccaCTCAAACTATAAACAGAGATGTTATCATAACAATGACACGCTACAAGAATTTTATTAACATTATAACATGTTCAAACTTATTTAATTTCGGAATAGATAACATGCTTATACACCAAGAACATATTCCAAGTATGGAAGAAAAATAACATGAAGTCACTATAAGCATATGAATTGAAATACATCAATTGAAATTTTTGGAAGTGAGTGTTCATGAATTAGTTCATACATCAAGCATATCAAGCATTTGGAAATAGACAACATGCAAAAATAAAAGGCTTACTTTCAATGAGGGACAATAGAACAGTATTACCTTGCGTATGAATTGTTGAAGgatcactacgccaaaaatgacttttaacagcgcatcttagacagcgcttttaaaagaaagcgctgtctaaggttaaaattaaaataaaacacggaaaatgttccaaaaaaataatgaaagcgctgtctaagggggggtcttagacagcgctttctaaaagcgctgtctaagacccccccccccccccttagacagcgcttttagaaagcgcttttaaatatagaccttagtcagcgcttttgataaagcgctgtctaaagtctttaaattaaaaaaaaaaattaaaaccaaaagcgctgtctaaagtctttatTCCCTCCATGTCACGAAAAAAAAGTTATTCCCTCCCAAATCCTAAAAATCTTACATTCTTCTCCCAAACCCTCAATCAGAGCTTGCTTCTCTTTCTCCCAAATCCACTCCCCCTTCTTCCAACCCTCAATCAGAGCTTGTTTATCCTGTGTGAAAGATTCTTCCCCTAAACCCCATTATATGTGCGAAAATGGGATCCGAAGCTATGGTTCCAGAATGGGCATCGGAGCCTTGCATAATGGGAATCGACGAAGCCGGAAGAGGTCCCGTTCTTGGTCCTATGGTCTATGGCTGTTTATACTGTCCTCTCTCCTACAAGAAAACCCTAGCTACTTTGAGTTTCGCCGGTACTTTCTCAATCAActtcattctcttttttttctgattattttataatcaattaaaTTGGCACCAATGATTGTTCAAACAGATTCTAAGACTCTGAAGGAAGAGAAGAGGGAGGAATTATTTGAAGCTTTGAAAGGCAACGATTCTATTGGATGGGCTGTTGATGTCATTGATCCAAAGGAACTCTCTGCTAAAATGCTCAAGAAGTAAATCTATAAACCCTAGTTAGTTAGCTTTTGATTTTGTTGTTTTTCTGTTCTGGTGAATTTCAAATTGTTGTTTCTTCCGTTTTGTAACTTTTTGTAACTCTAACAGGAATAAGATAAACTTGAATGAGATATCACATGACTCTGCTATGGGCCTCGTTGATAGGGTCCTCAAAATCGGAGTGCTTCTAACCGAGGTAAAATCGGCTACTGAAAGAGAAAATTGAGGCTTTTGTAACTTTTATTGTTAAAGTACTTAGGTAGTAATGTTAAGCAGATAATTGAATTATTAGAGATGTAATGTAATGTATGATTTGTGCTTTTCAGGTTTATATTGATACGGTCGGAGATCCAGGGAAATATGAGGCAAAAATGTCTAAAAATTTCCCATCTATCAAATTTGTGGTTGCTAAGAAAGCTGATAGTCTTTATCCTGTTGTCAGTGGTGCAAGTATAGCTGCAAAGGTATTTAACTCTCTTCTAAAACTACATCAGTATACTATAATGTTTTATTGTTTACTTAAAATCTTTAATCCAACCTTTCAGGTTACGAGGGACCGAGCTGTAAGAGATTGGGTGCTCGATGAGATTGCTGATAATATACACAGGAACTTTGGTTCTGGATATCCTGCAGGTGAGAGTGTCATGAGTACATCGCATATGATATTGAGTATTATATTGATTTACATTGTAATTATAATAAATATGGTTTTGTTTCTTTGTTAATGTAGATCCCGCAACCAAGTCTTGGCTAGAAAATCACAAACATTCTATCTTCGGTTTTCCAACATTGGTTCGGTTTAGTTGGGGAACTTGCAGCACTTATTTTAAAAGTGGTGCTGAAGTTTTATGGTAAGCATGCTAAATGCTTTCTTAATCTTTACTGAAATCTGTGTATAGCTCGCTTCATAAACATGCTTCCTTCTATTACGAGCTCTCCTTCCCCGGACGAGCTTCCTTCAACTTGTAAAAACTCTCCTTCAACTTTATTTGTTCTCTCTGTATGAATCTAACCCTTTCTTTTTCGCAGGTCTTAAACCCTAACTATTAAAGACTTTGTTTGTTCAAAATTTCTCAAACCTCAAAGAATTTTTTAACCTTTCATTACTAGTAAGTTATTTTTTTCCATTCGGTAATGTTATTCCTAACAAAAAATGGTTATTTCTACTCTAGTTTCTTATTTAAtaaatttttcttcttctattttAAATTTTGCTCTACCTTGCTAATTGGTACTACTTTCCCTATTCTTTCCATGATATTTTCGTTTTGAATGCAGGGGATGAAACATAAAATGAGTGTTAAATTGGTTTTAAATCATAACAAAAGGGTAAAGTAGAATTGATTGTAATAATGCTCCTGACTGTGGGGTTATGCACTTTTGTCTGCTCTCGTTTTGTTCATGTTGGAAGTTTGTTTTGTCTCTAATATATGCTAGTGTCGGGTATAGATGGGCTTTTTGCTATGTTGAGTGTTCTTTTTCTTTAGGGGGCTATTTTGGCTATGTTGCTGCCATTTTTCTTTAGGTGTAAGTGCCAATGTCCGTGGCAAATAGAAGTTTTCTGCAAGGAGACAAAACAGGCAGACAAGAACTGTGATTCAAGGGATCTACATCCATCATTCATTTCGTTGTGGATTTCCTTAGCTTGAGCAT from Lathyrus oleraceus cultivar Zhongwan6 chromosome 7, CAAS_Psat_ZW6_1.0, whole genome shotgun sequence encodes the following:
- the LOC127101606 gene encoding ribonuclease H2 subunit A, which produces MGSEAMVPEWASEPCIMGIDEAGRGPVLGPMVYGCLYCPLSYKKTLATLSFADSKTLKEEKREELFEALKGNDSIGWAVDVIDPKELSAKMLKKNKINLNEISHDSAMGLVDRVLKIGVLLTEVYIDTVGDPGKYEAKMSKNFPSIKFVVAKKADSLYPVVSGASIAAKVTRDRAVRDWVLDEIADNIHRNFGSGYPADPATKSWLENHKHSIFGFPTLVRFSWGTCSTYFKSGAEVLW